A genome region from Calypte anna isolate BGI_N300 chromosome 4B, bCalAnn1_v1.p, whole genome shotgun sequence includes the following:
- the EGR4 gene encoding early growth response protein 4, producing the protein MLNVLDFSCPDPLYSKYEESCELKTGDLQGLGQPEQQLLAEADFLGGELLGTPMSSGVLDYPLLGTQPSPSLSYTGSFFIKAVPEHPQDQESLFNLMSGILGISPFTSSSSSSSEGHQRHLDALYPCPEVAQNQLDLYAACQPEMNGTTPAPFPEQGYSSFPTPEGVQPLPAQPTLGNTTSHCFFQPKLLDNKQDIKLPSASPPLDKFKASCAQWEPITQHQAYLPSGYPSPEDFPAGEGSQGLFHPPGSKMENILSISCQSELGGLPEDTPCFSTQLGYPCEPENFQARGDFADTKLHNLPPPPPLMPEFDTSLAQPEVLPGLLSSAELLHPHPSPSIPPTDFLGHPSSSSLPSLLPPNPPTTTAEPKKKPRRTKCSSKCFCPKPHEKAFSCPVENCIRSFARSDELNRHLRIHTGHKPFQCRICLRNFSRSDHLTTHIRTHTGEKPFSCDTCGRRFARSDEKKRHSKVHLKQKARTEEKLKGLGFFSVGLSFGTL; encoded by the exons ATGCTCAACGTTCTGGATTTCTCCTGCCCGGATCCTCTTTATTCCAAGTACGAGGAGAGCTGCGAGCTGAAAACCGGAGATCTGCAGGGTCTGGGGCAGCCTGAGCAGCAACTTCTGGCAGAGGCCGATTTTCTGGGAG gagAGCTACTGGGCACCCCGATGAGCAGTGGGGTGCTGGATTACCCCCTCCTGGGCACCcagccctccccttccctcagcTACACCGGCAGCTTCTTCATCAAGGCGgtcccagagcatccccaggacCAAGAATCTCTCTTCAACCTGATGTCAGGAATTCTGGGCATCTCCCCTttcacctcctcttcttcttcctcctccgAAGGCCACCAAAGGCACCTGGATGCTCTTTACCCCTGCCCCGAGGTGGCTCAGAACCAACTGGACCTTTACGCCGCCTGCCAGCCCGAGATGAACGGAACCACCCCGGCTCCTTTCCCTGAGCAGGGCTACAGCTCCTTCCCTACACCCGAGGGGGTTCAGCCTCTCCCAGCACAACCCACCCTGGGAAACACCACCTCCCACTGCTTCTTCCAGCCCAAGCTCCTGGACAACAAGCAGGACATCAAGCTGCCTTCTGCTTCCCCACCCTTGGACAAGTTTAAAGCCTCCTGTGCCCAGTGGGAGCCCATCACCCAGCATCAGGCCTACTTGCCCTCCGGCTACCCTTCTCCTGAAGATTTCccagctggggaaggcagccagGGGCTGTTCCATCCTCCGGGCTCCAAGATGGAGAACATCTTGTCCATCAGCTGCCAGTCAGAGCTGGGAGGCCTGCCAGAGGACACCCCCTGCTTCAGCACCCAGCTGGGCTACCCCTGTGAGCCCGAGAACTTCCAAGCCCGAGGGGACTTTGCTGACACCAAGCTCCACaacctcccccctcctcctcccttaATGCCAGAGTTTGACACCTCCTTGGCCCAACCCGAAGTCCTGCCGGgcctcctgagctctgctgagctcctcCATCCTCACCCCTCGCCCTCCATCCCCCCCACGGACTTTTTGGGCcacccttcctcttcctccctcccttccctgctgccccccaacccccccacgACCACGGCAGAGCCCAAGAAGAAGCCACGGAGGACCAAGTGCTCTTCCAAATGCTTCTGCCCCAAACCCCACGAGAAAGCTTTCTCCTGCCCCGTGGAAAACTGCATCCGGAGCTTCGCCCGCTCGGATGAGCTCAACAGGCACCTCCGGATCCACACGGGACACAAACCCTTCCAGTGCAGGATCTGCTTGAGGAATTTCAGCCGCAGTGACCACCTCACCACCCACATCAGGACCCACACGGGGGAGAAACCTTTCTCCTGTGACACCTGCGGCCGCCGCTTCGCCCGCTCCGACGAGAAGAAGAGGCACAGCAAGGTCCACctgaagcagaaagcaaggaCGGAGGAGAAACTCAAGGGCTTGGGGTTCTTCTCCGTGGGTCTGTCCTTTGGGACACTCTGA